A single region of the Hoeflea prorocentri genome encodes:
- a CDS encoding glutamine synthetase family protein, with translation MSDLIFAATCDLSGKVRGKAFPSRDLEKRLQRGVGWTPTNVQINCFDGIADSPFGALGDLLLIPDETTGVTAALGTQIERFMLGDIVELDGEPWDFCTRALLKSALTRLEQLGGVRLLAAFEHEFQLKGDSLLVGEGYGRTGFEVHRGLCEDLMTQISAAGLSPDSIMKEYGPNQYEVVIGPEEGVRAADAAVILRELTRSVARAHGEAATFTPIRDTDSVGNGVHIHMSFLNPDGTPATYDPSGPCGMSQLTSAFCAGILKYLDAILALTAPSVVSYLRLTPHRWSAAYNNLGFRDREASLRVCPVTAKDPASVARQFNIEYRAADAAACPHLALAAVVHAGCQGIEEKLTAPDATEEDLSLLSPETLADRGYIRLPDTLEVALERFGASDTVTGWFPDMFSGVYRAHKKSEIAHVAQMDTAARCAAYERTY, from the coding sequence ATGAGCGATCTGATCTTTGCTGCAACCTGCGATCTCTCAGGGAAAGTGCGCGGCAAGGCCTTTCCATCGCGAGACCTTGAGAAACGGCTGCAACGCGGCGTGGGATGGACGCCAACCAACGTGCAGATCAATTGTTTTGACGGTATCGCCGATAGCCCGTTCGGTGCGCTTGGTGATTTGCTCCTGATCCCGGATGAAACCACTGGCGTCACTGCCGCGCTCGGCACACAGATTGAACGCTTCATGCTGGGCGACATTGTCGAGCTGGACGGCGAACCCTGGGATTTTTGCACCCGCGCTCTGCTGAAGAGCGCATTGACTCGTTTGGAGCAACTGGGCGGGGTGCGTCTGTTAGCGGCGTTCGAACATGAGTTCCAACTTAAGGGTGACAGCCTGCTGGTGGGCGAAGGCTATGGGCGAACCGGGTTCGAGGTGCACAGAGGACTGTGCGAAGACCTGATGACGCAGATTTCTGCTGCTGGCCTCAGCCCGGACAGCATCATGAAAGAATACGGCCCCAATCAATACGAGGTCGTCATCGGCCCCGAGGAAGGCGTGCGTGCTGCCGATGCCGCCGTCATTCTGCGGGAACTTACGCGCTCGGTCGCACGCGCGCACGGAGAGGCCGCAACCTTCACACCGATCCGCGACACCGACAGCGTCGGCAATGGCGTGCATATCCATATGAGTTTCCTCAATCCAGACGGAACGCCCGCCACCTATGACCCGAGCGGTCCGTGCGGGATGTCTCAACTGACCAGTGCCTTTTGCGCAGGTATCCTGAAATATCTCGACGCGATCCTCGCGCTTACGGCACCCTCTGTCGTCTCCTATTTGCGCCTCACACCGCATCGATGGTCGGCGGCCTACAACAACCTCGGCTTTCGAGACCGCGAGGCGTCTTTGCGGGTATGTCCTGTCACCGCCAAGGATCCCGCCAGCGTTGCACGGCAGTTCAACATTGAATACCGCGCCGCCGATGCCGCCGCGTGCCCGCATCTGGCCCTGGCCGCCGTCGTCCATGCCGGATGTCAGGGGATCGAAGAGAAACTGACCGCGCCCGACGCGACAGAGGAGGATCTGTCGCTCCTGTCGCCCGAAACTCTGGCCGACCGCGGGTACATTCGTTTGCCTGATACACTGGAAGTCGCACTGGAGCGTTTTGGAGCGAGCGACACGGTAACAGGTTGGTTTCCTGATATGTTTTCCGGCGTCTACCGGGCACACAAGAAAAGCGAGATTGCCCATGTCGCTCAGATGGACACGGCCGCACGCTGCGCTGCCTATGAAAGAACCTATTGA
- a CDS encoding MurR/RpiR family transcriptional regulator translates to MSIRNQIEATSASFTRSERKLATALLSDYPYAGLISIQELAERAEVSPPSISRFVSKIGLGGYADMQKRLLAELRDGQRSPVDLHATSKQIEGGYLTGFLDRAADQMNSASEAVTEGQFNRICDLLNDRKRRIYVVGGRISDTIALILSFHLRQSREDVFHLPREPDVWPEYLLRMKPGDILFLVDFRRYQRNLVRLAEQANARRAKVVLMTDKGLSPATRFASEVVAVPIDMGTVWDSYSTALAVTEAIVTRIAEETWGETRARIEAWDAARETILENEP, encoded by the coding sequence ATGAGCATCCGTAATCAAATTGAAGCGACTTCAGCTTCCTTCACTCGATCCGAGAGAAAACTGGCAACCGCCTTGTTGTCGGACTACCCCTACGCCGGGCTCATCTCGATCCAGGAACTGGCTGAACGCGCCGAAGTATCGCCGCCTTCGATATCGCGCTTTGTGAGTAAAATCGGTTTGGGTGGTTATGCAGATATGCAAAAGCGGTTGCTGGCCGAGCTGCGGGACGGTCAGCGCTCACCCGTTGATCTTCATGCAACGTCAAAACAGATAGAGGGCGGATATCTGACGGGCTTCCTAGATCGCGCCGCGGACCAGATGAACTCCGCAAGCGAAGCCGTCACCGAAGGGCAATTCAATCGCATCTGTGATCTTTTAAACGACCGAAAACGCAGAATATACGTCGTCGGGGGTCGGATCAGCGATACGATCGCACTGATCCTCTCCTTTCACTTACGCCAGTCCCGGGAAGATGTCTTTCACCTTCCGCGTGAGCCCGATGTATGGCCGGAATATCTGTTGCGCATGAAACCCGGCGATATACTCTTCCTGGTCGATTTCCGGCGCTACCAGAGGAACCTGGTTCGCCTGGCCGAACAGGCGAATGCACGACGCGCCAAGGTCGTTTTGATGACGGACAAAGGCTTGTCTCCTGCAACGCGATTTGCCTCCGAAGTGGTTGCTGTACCCATCGACATGGGAACAGTCTGGGACAGTTACAGCACCGCCCTGGCGGTCACAGAGGCCATTGTCACCCGGATTGCAGAGGAGACATGGGGCGAAACACGTGCCCGGATCGAAGCCTGGGATGCGGCAAGAGAAACGATTCTGGAGAACGAGCCATGA